The Kitasatospora albolonga nucleotide sequence TTTGCCTCGATGCAATTTAGAAATTTGCTGGGTAAATTCAATTCACATGACCGCCGCACCAGCAGATTTTGCCCGTGCCCGAAGCGAATTCCTCAGTATCGACACACCACGAGTGGAGGACGGAGCCGCGATCTGGCGCATCGCCCGCGACTCCGAGGTCCTGGACCTGAACTCCTCGTACAGCTACCTGCTGTGGTGCCGCGACTTCGCCGCGACGTCCGCCGTCGCCCGTGGCGAGGACGGCGAGCCGATCGCCTTCGTCACCGGCTACATCAGGCCCGACCGCCCCGAGACCCTCGTCGTCTGGCAGGTGGCCGTCGACCGGGCCCATCGCGGCAAGGGACTGGCCGCCACTCTGCTGGACGCGCTGACCGCCCGGGTCGCCGCCGAGCGGGGGCTCTCCTGCGTCGAGACGACGATCACCCCGGACAACACCGCTTCCGACCGGCTGTTCACGTCCTACGCCCAGCGGCACGATGTCGCGCTGGAGCAGGAGGTGCTCTTCGACGGCGGGCTGT carries:
- a CDS encoding diaminobutyrate acetyltransferase; this translates as MTAAPADFARARSEFLSIDTPRVEDGAAIWRIARDSEVLDLNSSYSYLLWCRDFAATSAVARGEDGEPIAFVTGYIRPDRPETLVVWQVAVDRAHRGKGLAATLLDALTARVAAERGLSCVETTITPDNTASDRLFTSYAQRHDVALEQEVLFDGGLFPEGTTHLPEVLYRIGPFAT